In a genomic window of Flavobacterium crassostreae:
- a CDS encoding ABC transporter permease: protein MLTYFLNKLGYALLTLYGVITVIFFLFHVLPGDPARMMLDQNENSEQLALIKKKYGFDKPLTTQYVYYLNDVSPISFHSNLHTDYTYLSEQKYTAIPLFSTAETTTVIKMPYLRESFQKSGKKVSQIIGNTLPSTAVLALFAIVIAIAIGIILGIVSALHKDSWIDRSIALLSTLGMSVPSFFSAILFAWLFGFVLQKYTHLNMTGSLYEVDDLGNGSYLQWKNILLPAIVLGIRPLAVVIQLMRNSLLETLGQDYIRTARAKGLSEFQIIRKHALKNSLNPVITAISGWFASMLAGAVFVEYIFGWNGLGKEIVEALNNLDLPVIMGAVLVISTTFVIINILVDLIYAYLDPKIRIS from the coding sequence ATGCTTACATACTTTTTAAATAAACTAGGCTATGCACTGCTTACGCTCTATGGTGTGATTACGGTTATCTTTTTTTTATTTCATGTTCTGCCGGGTGATCCAGCCAGAATGATGTTAGATCAAAATGAAAACTCCGAACAACTTGCCTTAATCAAAAAAAAATATGGTTTTGATAAACCCCTAACCACCCAATACGTATATTATTTAAATGACGTATCTCCTATTTCTTTTCATAGCAACCTCCACACGGACTACACTTATTTGAGTGAACAAAAATATACCGCAATTCCTCTATTTAGTACAGCAGAAACAACCACTGTAATCAAAATGCCTTATTTGCGCGAGAGTTTTCAAAAAAGCGGCAAAAAAGTATCTCAAATTATTGGAAACACCCTGCCCAGCACAGCTGTTTTGGCACTTTTTGCCATTGTGATTGCCATTGCAATTGGGATTATTTTAGGCATTGTGTCTGCCCTACACAAAGACAGTTGGATCGATCGCAGTATTGCACTCTTGAGTACTTTAGGGATGAGTGTTCCTTCTTTTTTTAGTGCCATATTATTTGCTTGGCTCTTTGGGTTTGTTTTGCAAAAATACACCCACCTTAACATGACTGGTAGTTTGTATGAAGTGGATGACTTGGGCAACGGAAGTTACCTACAATGGAAAAACATTCTTTTGCCGGCTATTGTATTAGGTATTCGTCCGTTGGCGGTAGTAATTCAATTAATGCGAAATTCTTTGTTAGAAACCCTGGGGCAAGATTATATCAGAACTGCCCGGGCTAAAGGATTGTCTGAATTTCAAATCATTCGTAAACATGCCTTAAAAAACTCTTTAAACCCTGTAATTACAGCTATTTCAGGCTGGTTTGCTTCCATGCTTGCTGGAGCAGTTTTTGTAGAGTATATTTTTGGATGGAATGGTTTAGGCAAAGAAATTGTGGAAGCCCTAAACAACTTAGACCTACCGGTTATTATGGGCGCCGTACTGGTTATTTCGACCACTTTTGTAATAATCAACATACTAGTAGACCTCATTTATGCTTATTTAGACCCTAAAATTAGAATCTCGTAA
- a CDS encoding BT_3928 family protein, translating to MKNAITQFSRIFVGLLFIISGLIKLNDPVGFSYKLAEYFSEPVFNLLFLVPFSLGLALFLVLLEVVLGVLLLLGYKSKITIWSLLVMIVLFSFLTFYSAYFDVVKDCGCFGDALKLTPWQSFTKDMVLLFFILILACNVSLVKPFFNTAVSKMLTYASIVVCMLLAVWVLNHLPIIDFRPYSVGTNITQGMQIPEGAPQSVVEMVFIYNVNGVDTPFKEADLMDLPEGATFVDRKDHVISEGYVPPIHDFTMIKENTDYKDELLQEPKVLLAVSYDLTLADQAGMSALQKLNKVAVSKGYKMIGMTNSSQEEITKAKEKYHLDFDYYTCDAITLKTIERANPSIIVLQKGTIIQKVHYNDISDLKW from the coding sequence ATGAAAAATGCCATCACTCAATTTTCGAGAATATTTGTAGGATTATTATTTATTATTTCTGGGCTGATTAAACTAAATGATCCCGTAGGATTTTCGTATAAATTGGCCGAATATTTTAGTGAACCGGTATTTAATCTGCTTTTTTTGGTGCCATTTTCGTTAGGTTTAGCGTTGTTTTTGGTGCTCCTAGAGGTAGTTTTGGGGGTACTCTTACTCCTTGGTTACAAGTCCAAAATAACCATTTGGAGCTTGTTGGTAATGATTGTATTGTTTAGCTTTTTGACCTTTTATTCTGCCTATTTTGATGTAGTTAAAGATTGCGGCTGTTTTGGAGATGCTCTAAAACTAACCCCTTGGCAATCATTTACTAAAGATATGGTATTGTTGTTTTTTATTTTAATACTAGCATGTAACGTTTCGCTAGTAAAACCGTTCTTTAACACCGCAGTATCTAAAATGCTAACCTATGCCAGCATTGTTGTATGTATGTTGTTGGCTGTTTGGGTATTAAATCATTTGCCAATTATAGATTTTAGACCCTATAGTGTGGGTACTAATATTACTCAAGGAATGCAAATTCCAGAAGGTGCGCCACAATCTGTGGTTGAAATGGTATTTATTTATAACGTAAATGGGGTAGATACGCCATTCAAAGAAGCCGATTTAATGGATCTGCCAGAAGGAGCTACTTTTGTAGACCGAAAAGACCATGTAATTAGCGAGGGTTACGTCCCACCTATTCATGATTTTACGATGATCAAAGAAAACACAGACTATAAAGACGAATTGTTACAGGAGCCGAAAGTACTACTAGCAGTAAGTTATGACTTGACTCTGGCGGACCAAGCAGGGATGTCTGCACTCCAAAAACTAAATAAAGTAGCGGTATCCAAAGGCTATAAAATGATTGGAATGACCAATTCTTCCCAAGAAGAAATTACCAAAGCCAAAGAAAAATACCATTTAGATTTTGACTACTACACCTGTGATGCCATTACGCTAAAAACAATTGAAAGAGCCAATCCAAGTATTATTGTGCTCCAAAAAGGCACCATTATACAAAAAGTACATTATAATGACATTTCGGATCTGAAATGGTAA
- a CDS encoding DUF1599 domain-containing protein produces MANTSQEYDTIITLCRSLFINKMQDYGSAWRILRLPSLTDQIFIKAQRIRSLQENDVRKIDEDEKGEFIGIINYALMALIQLELGVVEQPDLNTEQATTLYDAKVKITKTLMEAKNHDYGEAWREMRVSSLTDLILQKLLRVKQIENNNGKTVVSEGIDANYQDMINYAIFALLLMGSNN; encoded by the coding sequence ATGGCAAATACTTCTCAAGAATACGATACAATAATCACCCTGTGTCGTTCTTTATTTATTAATAAAATGCAAGATTATGGTAGCGCGTGGCGCATTTTAAGACTACCCTCTCTAACGGATCAAATTTTTATTAAAGCCCAACGCATCCGTAGTTTACAAGAAAATGATGTCCGAAAAATTGATGAAGATGAAAAAGGAGAGTTTATAGGAATCATCAATTATGCACTCATGGCTTTGATTCAGCTTGAACTAGGCGTGGTGGAACAACCTGATTTAAACACCGAACAAGCCACAACTCTATATGATGCCAAGGTAAAAATCACCAAAACATTGATGGAGGCAAAAAACCATGATTATGGGGAGGCTTGGCGCGAAATGAGAGTAAGCTCCTTGACGGATTTAATTTTACAAAAACTATTGCGTGTCAAGCAAATAGAAAACAATAACGGTAAAACAGTAGTGTCTGAAGGTATTGATGCCAATTACCAAGATATGATTAATTATGCTATTTTTGCATTACTATTAATGGGTTCTAACAATTAA
- the folP gene encoding dihydropteroate synthase gives MTINCKGQLIDLSVPKVMGILNVTPDSFFDGGSYSNQKAVLDQVEKMLTEGATFIDVGACSSKPNAALVTQSEELQRIVAVVQWIQKYFPEVILSIDTYRASVAATCLDHGAAMINDIGAGHLDDGMLEVVAKYQVPYVMMHLRGTPQTMQQHTNYQDIVKEMVLYFAERIHKARSLGISDLIVDPGFGFAKNLDQNYEVLQKMELFQTLEVPILVGFSRKSMIQKVLGVTAQEALNGTTVLNTLALTKGACILRVHDVKAATECIKLYHQLNK, from the coding sequence ATGACAATAAATTGTAAAGGCCAATTGATTGATTTAAGCGTTCCTAAAGTTATGGGAATTTTAAACGTGACACCGGATTCTTTTTTTGATGGCGGAAGTTATAGCAACCAAAAAGCTGTTTTAGATCAGGTAGAAAAAATGCTAACAGAGGGAGCTACCTTTATAGATGTTGGAGCCTGTTCTAGCAAGCCCAATGCGGCTCTAGTTACCCAATCAGAAGAACTACAGCGTATCGTAGCTGTAGTACAGTGGATACAAAAGTATTTTCCGGAGGTTATTCTCTCTATAGATACCTACAGAGCCAGTGTTGCCGCCACTTGTTTGGATCATGGTGCGGCTATGATTAACGATATTGGAGCAGGACATCTGGATGACGGCATGCTAGAGGTGGTTGCAAAATACCAAGTGCCCTACGTTATGATGCACCTGCGTGGCACCCCACAAACCATGCAACAACACACCAACTACCAAGACATTGTAAAAGAAATGGTGTTGTATTTTGCAGAGCGTATACACAAAGCCAGAAGCTTAGGTATTTCGGATTTAATTGTAGATCCTGGATTTGGATTTGCCAAAAACCTGGACCAAAATTATGAAGTATTGCAAAAAATGGAGCTGTTCCAAACCCTTGAAGTGCCTATTTTAGTAGGTTTTTCCAGAAAATCCATGATTCAGAAAGTATTGGGAGTTACTGCCCAAGAAGCCTTAAATGGCACCACGGTTTTGAACACCTTGGCTCTTACCAAAGGGGCGTGTATTTTGCGAGTTCATGACGTTAAAGCAGCAACAGAATGTATAAAATTGTACCATCAACTAAATAAATAA
- the rlmH gene encoding 23S rRNA (pseudouridine(1915)-N(3))-methyltransferase RlmH: MNIKLLAIGKTDHKALQSLIEEYTKRLSFYVKFDLESIPDIKNVKNLSENQQKEKEGELILSKITPTDQLVLLDENGKKFSSVAFSEELQKKMNSGIKTLVFVIGGPYGFSDAVYAKAKGKISLSSMTFSHQMVRLFFIEQVYRGFTILKNEPYHHQ, from the coding sequence ATGAATATTAAACTTCTCGCTATTGGCAAAACAGATCACAAAGCCTTACAATCCTTAATAGAAGAATACACCAAAAGGCTTTCTTTTTATGTTAAATTTGATTTAGAAAGTATTCCGGATATCAAAAATGTCAAAAATCTTTCTGAAAACCAACAAAAAGAGAAAGAAGGAGAACTAATTTTATCCAAAATCACCCCTACAGACCAACTTGTTTTGTTGGATGAAAACGGCAAAAAATTCTCTAGTGTGGCTTTTTCGGAAGAATTACAAAAAAAAATGAACTCTGGTATCAAAACCCTAGTTTTTGTCATTGGTGGCCCTTATGGTTTCTCTGATGCGGTCTACGCTAAGGCAAAAGGCAAAATCTCGCTCTCCTCCATGACGTTTTCGCACCAAATGGTTCGTTTGTTTTTTATAGAACAAGTATACAGAGGGTTTACTATTCTAAAAAACGAACCCTACCACCACCAATAA
- the nadC gene encoding carboxylating nicotinate-nucleotide diphosphorylase — translation MISQQQLEQELQLLIANAIREDVGDGDHSSLACIPATAQGKAKLLVKDNGIIAGVAFAKMIFDYVDPSLVLETFIADGSPVKHGDVVFHVSGSSQSILKAERMVLNSMQRMSAIATKTNSYVKLLEGTQTKILDTRKTTPGFRVAEKWAVKIGGGENHRFALYDMVMLKDNHIDFAGGIGLAIAKTKAYLKDTNKDLKIIVEARDLDEVKQILQAGGVYRILLDNFDYQTTKQAVQLIANQCLTESSGNINEDTLRHYADCGVNYISSGALTHSIYNMDLSLKAI, via the coding sequence ATGATTAGTCAACAACAATTGGAGCAAGAATTACAACTATTAATTGCAAATGCCATACGCGAAGATGTAGGAGATGGAGACCATAGTTCTTTAGCCTGCATTCCGGCTACAGCACAAGGAAAAGCCAAGCTTTTAGTCAAAGACAATGGCATTATAGCTGGAGTAGCTTTTGCCAAAATGATTTTTGACTATGTGGATCCAAGTTTGGTTCTCGAAACGTTTATTGCAGATGGTAGCCCAGTGAAGCATGGCGATGTTGTTTTTCATGTATCGGGTAGTTCGCAATCTATTTTAAAAGCAGAACGCATGGTTTTAAACTCCATGCAACGCATGTCTGCCATTGCCACCAAAACCAATAGTTATGTAAAATTGCTAGAAGGAACCCAAACCAAAATATTGGACACACGCAAAACAACACCAGGTTTTAGAGTTGCCGAAAAATGGGCCGTAAAAATAGGCGGAGGCGAAAACCACCGTTTTGCACTCTATGATATGGTGATGCTCAAAGACAACCATATTGATTTTGCCGGAGGTATTGGCTTGGCTATAGCCAAAACAAAAGCCTATCTTAAAGACACGAACAAAGACTTGAAAATTATAGTTGAAGCCAGAGACCTAGACGAAGTAAAACAAATACTTCAAGCAGGAGGCGTGTACCGCATTTTGTTAGACAACTTTGATTACCAAACGACCAAACAAGCCGTCCAATTAATAGCAAATCAATGCCTAACAGAATCTTCTGGAAACATCAATGAAGATACCCTACGCCATTATGCAGACTGTGGCGTTAATTACATTTCGTCCGGAGCCTTAACACACTCTATCTACAATATGGATCTGAGTTTAAAGGCCATATAA
- a CDS encoding YihY/virulence factor BrkB family protein: MSTEIEQKIDKIPVLRNIISALKKIKLPWLEGLTLYDLLELYGLGIAEGALSNRAGAIAFSFFMALFPFALFILNLIPYIPIEGFQDDFLKFVENGVPPNTFYAISNIVNDILHNSHSGLLSWGFLLSIFLMANGLNAILGGFENSRHIVAKRGFLRQYLVALGISVLLSILLIVTVATIVVFEIFIQKLTAREFLSEKIPLMVLGRYLFLIVMILVTTSILFKFGTKQVRRRSFISIGSVFTTLFTIITSYFFGIWVVRFSKYNELYGSIGTLLIVMFYIWINCMILLLGFELNLAINQLKNKKITRLK, translated from the coding sequence ATGTCTACAGAAATTGAACAAAAAATAGATAAAATACCCGTATTGAGGAATATTATCTCTGCTCTAAAAAAAATAAAACTTCCTTGGCTAGAAGGACTAACCCTCTATGATTTATTAGAATTGTATGGTCTAGGCATTGCCGAAGGAGCCTTGTCCAATAGAGCAGGAGCAATTGCTTTTAGTTTTTTTATGGCATTATTTCCTTTTGCATTATTTATTTTAAATTTAATTCCGTATATTCCCATAGAAGGATTTCAGGATGATTTTTTAAAATTTGTAGAAAACGGCGTACCTCCCAATACCTTTTATGCCATATCCAACATTGTAAATGATATTTTGCATAACAGCCATTCGGGATTGTTATCTTGGGGTTTTTTGCTATCTATTTTTTTGATGGCAAACGGATTGAATGCCATTTTGGGAGGCTTTGAAAACTCCAGACATATAGTAGCAAAAAGAGGTTTTTTGAGACAATATTTAGTAGCCCTAGGCATCTCGGTACTACTATCTATATTATTAATTGTGACCGTTGCAACCATTGTAGTATTTGAAATTTTTATACAAAAATTAACCGCAAGAGAGTTTCTAAGCGAAAAAATACCCTTAATGGTATTGGGGCGTTACCTGTTTTTGATCGTAATGATACTGGTTACTACCTCTATACTATTTAAATTTGGAACCAAACAAGTCAGGCGTAGGTCTTTTATTTCAATAGGCTCTGTTTTTACCACCCTATTTACGATCATAACGTCCTATTTTTTTGGAATATGGGTCGTCCGATTTTCAAAATACAATGAGCTATACGGTTCTATTGGAACCCTACTAATAGTCATGTTTTACATCTGGATCAATTGCATGATTCTTTTACTGGGATTTGAACTTAATTTGGCTATAAATCAATTAAAAAACAAAAAGATAACCCGCTTAAAATAA
- a CDS encoding DUF2147 domain-containing protein — protein MKKRITTLVLVFVTTIFYSQEVIGKWKTIDDQTGKAKSIVEIYEKSGKIYGKVVEILDASHAKDLCQNCPGEDAKKPILGLNVIKGLSKDGTEYNSGEIIDPKTGKIYKCLIELEQKDKLKVRGYIGFALMGRTQYWYRVK, from the coding sequence ATGAAAAAACGAATCACCACCCTTGTTTTAGTATTTGTAACCACGATTTTCTATTCTCAAGAAGTAATCGGAAAATGGAAAACAATAGACGACCAAACCGGAAAAGCAAAATCCATAGTAGAGATTTATGAAAAATCAGGTAAAATTTACGGAAAAGTAGTAGAAATACTAGATGCCTCCCACGCCAAAGATTTATGCCAAAATTGCCCAGGAGAAGATGCTAAAAAACCAATCTTGGGATTAAATGTAATCAAAGGTCTGTCCAAAGATGGCACAGAATACAACTCCGGAGAAATCATAGATCCCAAAACGGGCAAAATATACAAATGTTTGATAGAATTAGAACAAAAAGACAAGCTAAAAGTACGTGGTTATATAGGCTTTGCTCTAATGGGAAGAACACAGTATTGGTATCGGGTCAAATAA
- the priA gene encoding replication restart helicase PriA: MHFFVEVILPLSLAKTFTYSVSEAEYHFIQQGMRISVPFGKTKIYTALAVATHQNSPTLYDAKEIHEILDHTPIVTPIQITHWQWIASYYMCAIGDVYRGAMPSGLLLESETIISKKTTSSTDTSTLSDEEFLIYEALELQSSLKVQDIIAILNKKNIFPTIQKLLDKNIISLQEETQETYKPKLVRYIRLHPQYNSDQGLSALLEVLKKANKQKELVLNYFQLQASYKKPISVKKLIETAQSSSAVVKTLIDKAVFEDYLIQEDRVDFSKNLTQKDLVLSPAQQKGLEEIKTEFAQKEVCLLHGVTASGKTEVYIQLIEEYLAMHKQVLFLLPEIALTTQLVSRLSAYFGNRIAVFHSKYNNNERVEVWRNVLQNSDKAQIVIGARSALFLPFSNLGFIIVDEEHEQTFKQTDPAPRYHARDTAIVLANFHKAKVLLGSATPSIETYFNATTTKFGLVEIKERYGKVSMPEIALVDLKDKYFRKKMTGHFSDTLIEAITAATTLGEQVILFQNRRGYAPLLECMTCGHVPQCQQCDVSLTYHKHKNQLRCHYCGYAIAKPTHCHACSSIELTTKGFGTEQIQQELEQLFPDSKTGRMDQDTTRGKFGFEKIINSFKNKEIDILVGTQMLAKGLDFDNVSLVGIMNADNMLYHPDFRAFERSFQMMTQVSGRSGRSQKQGKVIIQTYNPDHNTIQQVTVNNYAGMYKEQLYDRQIYKYPPYFRIIKITLKHRDYEKLKQGAMWLYQVMHTNLNIPVLGPEEPGINRIRNEYIRTIIVKIPQSSSLGGVKKIMQKMLQSFDAVAPYRAIKVSVNVDFY, encoded by the coding sequence ATGCATTTTTTTGTAGAAGTAATACTGCCGCTCTCTCTTGCTAAAACCTTTACCTATAGCGTTTCGGAGGCAGAGTATCATTTTATCCAACAAGGGATGCGTATCTCGGTCCCTTTTGGTAAAACCAAAATATATACCGCACTGGCTGTTGCAACACACCAAAATAGCCCCACGTTATATGATGCCAAAGAAATCCACGAAATACTGGATCATACTCCTATTGTAACCCCAATTCAAATAACACATTGGCAATGGATTGCAAGTTATTATATGTGTGCCATTGGAGATGTCTATCGGGGCGCCATGCCTAGTGGATTGCTGTTGGAGAGCGAGACAATTATTTCTAAAAAAACCACTAGCAGTACCGATACAAGCACCTTGTCCGACGAAGAATTTTTGATCTATGAAGCCCTAGAACTACAATCTTCATTAAAAGTGCAGGATATTATTGCAATACTGAACAAAAAAAACATATTTCCAACCATTCAAAAATTACTAGACAAAAACATAATAAGCCTTCAAGAAGAAACCCAAGAAACCTACAAGCCCAAATTAGTACGTTACATAAGGTTGCACCCACAATATAACTCGGATCAAGGATTAAGTGCGCTTTTGGAAGTTTTAAAAAAGGCAAACAAACAAAAGGAACTGGTTTTGAATTATTTTCAGTTGCAGGCATCCTACAAAAAACCCATTTCGGTCAAAAAATTAATCGAAACAGCGCAATCCTCTTCGGCAGTTGTCAAAACACTGATTGACAAAGCAGTTTTTGAAGACTATCTAATCCAAGAAGATAGAGTAGATTTTAGTAAAAACCTAACCCAGAAAGACTTGGTTTTGAGCCCAGCCCAACAAAAGGGATTGGAAGAAATAAAAACAGAATTTGCTCAAAAAGAAGTCTGTTTATTGCACGGAGTTACCGCAAGTGGCAAGACAGAAGTGTATATTCAACTCATAGAAGAATATCTTGCAATGCATAAACAAGTGCTTTTTTTGTTGCCAGAAATAGCCTTAACTACCCAGCTAGTATCTCGACTTAGTGCTTATTTTGGCAATAGAATAGCAGTTTTTCATTCCAAATACAACAACAACGAGCGTGTTGAAGTCTGGAGGAACGTTTTACAAAATTCAGACAAAGCCCAGATTGTTATTGGTGCTAGATCTGCATTGTTTTTGCCGTTTTCCAATTTGGGATTTATAATTGTAGATGAAGAGCACGAGCAAACCTTTAAACAAACGGATCCAGCACCACGTTATCATGCCCGAGATACCGCCATTGTGCTTGCAAATTTTCATAAAGCAAAAGTACTATTGGGATCAGCCACCCCCAGTATCGAAACCTATTTTAATGCCACTACGACTAAGTTTGGATTAGTAGAAATCAAAGAGCGTTATGGTAAGGTTAGTATGCCAGAAATTGCCTTGGTGGATCTTAAAGATAAGTATTTTAGAAAAAAAATGACAGGGCATTTTAGTGATACCTTAATAGAGGCTATTACTGCTGCTACAACACTAGGTGAACAAGTGATTTTATTTCAAAACAGGAGAGGATACGCTCCTTTATTAGAGTGCATGACCTGTGGACACGTGCCCCAATGCCAACAATGTGATGTCAGCCTAACGTATCACAAACATAAAAATCAGTTGCGCTGCCATTATTGTGGCTATGCAATAGCCAAACCGACCCATTGCCATGCTTGTTCTAGTATAGAATTAACCACCAAAGGTTTTGGAACCGAGCAAATACAACAAGAGTTGGAACAACTTTTTCCGGATAGCAAAACCGGAAGGATGGATCAAGATACTACACGAGGTAAATTTGGTTTTGAAAAAATTATAAACAGTTTTAAAAATAAAGAAATAGACATTCTGGTAGGCACACAAATGTTGGCCAAAGGATTGGATTTTGACAACGTGAGTTTGGTAGGGATAATGAACGCCGATAATATGCTGTATCATCCTGATTTTAGAGCCTTTGAGAGGAGTTTTCAGATGATGACACAGGTTTCTGGCAGATCCGGAAGATCCCAAAAACAAGGTAAAGTAATCATCCAGACCTATAATCCAGACCACAATACGATACAGCAAGTCACGGTTAATAATTATGCCGGAATGTATAAAGAACAATTGTATGATAGACAAATCTATAAATACCCGCCTTATTTTAGAATTATTAAAATAACCTTAAAGCATCGGGATTACGAAAAATTAAAACAAGGAGCAATGTGGTTGTATCAAGTAATGCATACCAATCTGAATATACCTGTTTTGGGTCCAGAAGAACCAGGAATTAATAGAATTAGAAACGAATACATCCGTACCATAATTGTAAAAATACCGCAGAGTTCTTCTCTAGGAGGAGTAAAAAAAATAATGCAAAAAATGTTGCAAAGTTTTGACGCTGTTGCGCCATACCGAGCTATAAAAGTGAGTGTAAACGTAGATTTTTATTAA
- a CDS encoding LytR/AlgR family response regulator transcription factor, translated as MKLNCVVVDDSSIQRMLIAKLVTNHTNLHLVGNFSNAIEAKSCLTTNDVDLIFLDIEMPVINGFVFLDGLKIKPQIIFVTSKAEYAMKAFDYDATDYLQKPIVLDRFNASVKRAIDLYLLKTDTKEDEGEHIFIKSNLKKLKIFTAKIKWIEAFGDYVRVVTEDDSNLVLSTMKAFENDLSKKKFVRVHKSYIINIDKIERFNSKFAEIGATKIPLSRNKKEDLVKALSLD; from the coding sequence ATGAAACTAAATTGTGTTGTTGTAGATGATAGTTCTATACAAAGAATGCTCATAGCAAAGTTAGTTACGAATCATACTAATTTACACTTAGTAGGTAATTTCTCTAATGCTATTGAAGCAAAGAGTTGCCTGACCACCAACGACGTAGATTTAATATTTTTGGATATTGAAATGCCTGTGATCAATGGGTTTGTTTTTTTAGATGGTTTAAAAATAAAGCCACAAATTATATTTGTTACTTCGAAGGCAGAATATGCCATGAAAGCCTTTGATTATGACGCTACAGACTACCTTCAAAAACCAATTGTGCTAGATCGTTTTAATGCCTCAGTCAAAAGAGCTATCGATTTGTATCTACTCAAAACAGACACCAAAGAGGACGAGGGAGAACATATTTTTATAAAAAGCAATCTCAAAAAACTTAAAATATTTACGGCAAAAATAAAGTGGATTGAAGCCTTTGGAGATTATGTTAGAGTGGTTACAGAAGACGACAGCAATTTAGTGCTCTCTACCATGAAAGCTTTTGAAAATGATTTGTCTAAAAAGAAATTTGTACGGGTTCATAAATCCTATATTATAAATATTGATAAAATAGAACGCTTTAATAGTAAATTTGCCGAAATTGGAGCCACTAAAATCCCTTTGAGCCGAAATAAAAAAGAAGATTTGGTAAAAGCCCTGTCTTTGGATTAA
- the rpsF gene encoding 30S ribosomal protein S6, whose product MNHYETVFILNPVLSDVQVKETVSKFEDFLTSRGATFVSKEDWGLKKMAYEIQNKKSGFYHLFEYNVSGEVLIAFETEFRRDERIMRFLTVSLDKHAISWAERRRAKLKSQKA is encoded by the coding sequence ATGAATCATTATGAAACTGTTTTCATTTTAAATCCCGTTTTATCTGACGTTCAGGTAAAGGAAACAGTAAGCAAATTTGAAGATTTTCTTACTAGTAGAGGTGCTACTTTTGTATCTAAAGAGGACTGGGGTCTTAAAAAAATGGCTTACGAAATCCAAAACAAAAAATCTGGATTTTACCATTTGTTTGAATATAACGTATCGGGAGAGGTTTTGATCGCTTTTGAAACTGAATTCAGACGTGACGAAAGAATTATGCGTTTTTTAACCGTAAGTCTTGACAAACATGCTATCTCTTGGGCTGAAAGAAGAAGAGCAAAACTTAAATCTCAAAAAGCTTAA
- the rpsR gene encoding 30S ribosomal protein S18: MATLQQSASGKKDGDIRYLTPLNIETNKQKKYCRFKKSGIKYIDYKDADFLLKFVNEQGKILPRRLTGTSLKYQRKVSVAVKRARHLALMPYVADLLK, from the coding sequence ATGGCAACATTACAACAATCTGCTTCAGGAAAAAAAGACGGGGATATCAGATATCTTACGCCTTTGAACATAGAAACGAACAAACAAAAGAAATACTGTCGTTTCAAAAAATCAGGTATCAAATATATTGATTATAAAGATGCTGATTTCTTATTGAAATTTGTTAATGAGCAAGGAAAAATTCTTCCTCGTCGTTTAACAGGAACTTCATTAAAATACCAAAGAAAAGTGTCTGTAGCTGTTAAGCGTGCACGTCACTTAGCTTTAATGCCATACGTGGCCGATTTATTAAAATAA
- the rplI gene encoding 50S ribosomal protein L9 translates to MELILKQDVQNLGFKDDVVTVKNGYGRNYLIPQGFAQLATSSAKKVLAENLKQRAHKEAKVVADAQAIAENLKAIEIKITAKAGGEKLFGSITNIDLADALAKGGQVIDRKFITSGIVKRTGKYTASVRLHRDVIVELPYEIVAE, encoded by the coding sequence ATGGAATTGATTTTAAAACAAGACGTTCAAAATTTAGGATTTAAAGATGACGTAGTAACTGTAAAAAACGGATACGGTCGTAATTATTTAATCCCACAAGGATTTGCTCAATTAGCTACCTCTTCTGCAAAGAAAGTATTGGCTGAAAACCTAAAGCAAAGAGCACACAAAGAGGCAAAAGTAGTTGCTGATGCGCAAGCAATAGCAGAAAACTTAAAAGCTATCGAAATTAAAATTACAGCAAAAGCAGGTGGTGAAAAATTATTTGGTTCTATTACCAATATTGATTTAGCAGATGCTTTAGCAAAAGGTGGTCAAGTAATTGACAGAAAATTCATCACTAGCGGTATCGTTAAACGTACTGGTAAATACACAGCAAGTGTTCGTTTACACAGAGATGTAATTGTAGAATTACCTTATGAAATTGTTGCAGAATAA